The genome window GGCGATCAGCTCATGGACGTGATTGAACAGCTGGAACAGGGTGCTCCCAAGTCCAGCAAGCAGGCCGGCGCCATGAAGCTTGGTTCTGACAGCTTGCCGCCGCTGCCTCGCGATGCTACAGACCGCAACCGCACCAGTACATTCGCTTTCACCGGCAACAAGTTTGAATTCCGTGCACCGGGCTCCAGCCAGTCCTGCTCTGAACCTAACGTTGTTCTGAATACTATCGTGGCTGAAGCTTTCGACATGATTGCAGAACAGTTGGAAAAGTTGGATGACAAGAATTTCCATTCCGGTCTCCAGAAGATTCTTCAGAAGATCGTGAAGGAACACAAGCGCGTAATCTTCAACGGCAACGGCTATACCGACGAATGGATCGCTGAAGCGGAACGTCGCGGCCTTCCCAACATCCGTACTTCCCTGGAAGCACTGAAGGCTCTCAAGAATGAAACCAACATTGCCCTCTTCGAAAAGTACGGCGTTATGAATCGCGTGGAAATGGAATCCCGTTACGAAGTGAACGTGGAAGACTACCACAAGCGCGTTCGCATCGAAGGTGAAATCTGCCGCGACATGGCCAAGAACATTATCTTGCCCAAGGCGGTGGAAGCTTACTCCTGCGCCCTCAAGACTAACGAAATGGCTCTGAACCAGGGTTTCCCTGGTGTAGATGTTTACGTAAAGTCCCTGGGTGAAGGCTGCCGCGACTTGACTGCAGCCATCTCCAAAATGGAAGCCGCCCTCGAAGCCCAGCACGAAAACATCCTCTCTGCCATGGCAGAAACCCGCAAGGTGGTGGACGCCTTGGAAAAGGTTGTTCCCGACGAAAAGTGGCCTCTGCCTAAGTATAGGGAAATGATGTTTATCTATTGATAAACGTCGTGTAATTGTCATGCCGGCCCCCGAGCCGGCATCGCCTTTAACAAATAATCCTCGACACTTTCAAGTGCCGAGGATTTTTTAATTGATAACTAAGGCGAGTGAAGCGACCATGCTTGCATGGGCATTTCCGAGCCGATTATCAACAATAACAAAGTTATTAATTGATAACTAAACCGAGCGTCGCAAAAACAAATTCCATTTGTTTTTATGACCGAGGTGCCTATCAAGAATAACGAAGTTATTAATTGTTTTACCGAATGTTACTCTATGCTAGAGTCGTAGCCTTCCTTCTCCACGGGTATCACGTGGATGGAGTAGGAGATTTTGTTGCCGTGACCACGATTACTCTGAAAATGGGAGTCCACTTCGATTTTTTCGCCATTGGAAAGTGTGGCCACGCCGTGATAGACATCTCCGTCGTTGCCTGAGACTTTTACGCTTTGGCAAGAAAGTCCCTGGTCGGCAATACCATCGCTAATGACATTTTGGGCTTCCTTTTCAATCCACCAGTAGCGTCCAGTTAGGGGGCCCGGAATGGCGATTGCTGCAACCCAGAGTGCAATCACTCCGGCGGAGATAAGTCCCTTTGTAGACGCAGGCAAATAGGATCCCTTGTTCATCTTGTTAAGGCAAACCAGTACGTAGAAGCCAGCGCCCAACCCAACCAGAAGGGAGACGTAGCAGGGCCAGGTCTTGAGGAACATGAAGTAAACGAAGGCGTAGCCGGAAATGATATAGGAGCAAATGCCGAGGGCAATAAGGCAGGCGAGGCAAATCAAAAGTGTCTTGGCAGGGGTCTTCTTGAAATTTTCGCAGAATTCCCGAGCTTCTAAAAATTCACGGGTCTTGACTTCTGTGAGAAGTCCCTCGCCTTTGCAAACTTTGCAGGAGGTTCCGTTGGCGTCGACCTTGGTTCCGTTGCAGCAAATGCAGTCTAGCTTTTTGATTTGACCGGAGCCACAGCAGTAGGGGCAACGTCCGTTTTTCTGGCCTTTGCCGGTACCTTTGCAATGCTTACAAATTTCTGAATTTTTTACGGGAAAAAGGATCGCTCTTCCCATGGATTTAATGAAAATCTGGACAGATTCGTTTTGCTCTGACATGGATATTCCTGGTCTAAGCGAACAGCCTTACGACCCGCTTGATGCCTGCGATAAAGCGGTCAACATCGCGCTTCAAGGTGTATGCGCCGAAGGAGAGACGTAAGGTGGCGTCTACGCCGAACCTGTCCATGACAGGTTGAGCGCAGTGGTGGCCGCTGCGCACAGCGACGTTTTCTTCGTCAAGAATCATGGCGGCGTCGCTGACGGCGATTCCGTCCAGCGTTACGCTAATCAATGCGCCGCGTTCCTTGGGGTTTCCAAGAACCTTGATCTGAGGGACTGTAGCCAGCTGTTCCAGGGTGTACTTTACGATTTCTTCTTCGTATGCGCGGATGTTGTCCAGGCCCTTTTCCTGCAGCCATTCCACTGCCTTGCCCAAACCCAGAACTTCGGCAATTGCCGGAGTGCCTGCTTCAAAACGTTCGGGAACGTCGGCGTAGGTAGTCTTTTCGAAGGTGACGTTCTTGATCATTTCGCCACCGCCGTGCCAAGGAGGCATGGAATCCAGCACGTCATACTTGCCGTAAAGAACGCCAACACCGGTAGGACCGTAAATCTTGTGACCGCTAAATGCCAAGAAGTCGCAATCCAGCTTTTGCACGTCAATCTTGATGTGGGAAGCGCTTTGGGCTCCGTCGATTAAAATCTTTGCCTGGGGTGCGCGGCTCCTGACCACGGAAATAATTTCTTCGATGGGATTCACTGTGCCTACGGCGTTGCTCACGTGGGTGACCGCCACCATCTTCACTTTTTCGGTGAGCAGTTCCGGCAGTTTCGAAAGATCTAAATCGCCGCTGTCCAAAACGGGAATGACCTTGATTTTTGCGCCTTTCATTTCGGCGACGATTTGCCAGCTTACGATATTGGCGTGATGTTCCAAGCCGCTAATGAGAATCTCGTCACCGGCATTGAAGAACTTGCGCCCATAGCTCCAGGCTACCAGATTGATGCTTTCGGTGGTTCCTCGGGTAAAGACGATTTCGCTTTCGGATTTTGCGTTGATGAACTTGGCCACGTTCTTTCGTGTAGCTTCGTAGGCTTCGGTGGTGCGAGCGCTCAGACGGTATACGCCGCGCTTTACGGAACTGTAATGTTCGCGGTAGAAGTCGTTCATGACGTCAATGACGCATGCGGGCTTCTGAGTGGTTGCGGTACTATCTAAAAAAGACAGGGGCTTGGCGTCTTGATCGCCTGCCACCAGCATAGGAAATTCGCTACGGATCTTTTCTGCATCAATCATAGCTGTAAAAATAGAAATTGAAAAATGTTAAGAATTGTTTCAATGCCTGAATGCAGCTGCTTTTGTATATTTGTGTCGCAAAAAATTGGAAGGTTTTGGTATGGACTATAACTATAAAAAGTTCTTTTCTATTGCTAGCGTTATTTTCTCGCTGGTTTCCGTTTCTTTCGCGCAGCAGGAACTCCACGATGCTGTGGATAATGGTGATGTGGCCACTGCTCAGAAAATTGTCAAGAAGGGGGCTGCCGAGGAAATCTACTGCGGCAAGCTGAATCCCAATGACGCCGTAAAGGTTTATGAAAAGATTTTCAAGGCCATGCCCAACGAATCTTTTGAAAATTGTCCCACCCAGTTTGCTTATGGTTACGGTGCCAAGGTCTGTGCCAATGCCAAGGCTATGGATGCCTGTTCTGAAGTGACGAAGTTGTTGCTGAAGGATGGGGAAGCTGGTAATGTGAACGCCATCGAAACTCTGGATGGTGTAATGAAGGCTATCATCAAAAATAAGGCCTTCGCAAAGCCTGTGAAGGAACAGGTGGATACTACTGCCTGGGTGGCTTGCCCCAAGAAGGGTAAGGATCGTGCTGCCTGCATTGAACAGTGCAAGGTTCAGTCTGATTCCTTGGCTGACGAAGCTCATAAGGCCCTCTGTGATTCCAAGCCGGAACAGTTCATTGAAACAACCATTACGGTTTCCAAGCCGTCTCCGCTGTTTGAAATGCTCCGTACGGAAATTGCTGTCGGTTACTGGAAGGCCCCCATGTCGGTGGCAGAAAAGTTCTCTAAGCTGACTCAGACTTACGCAAAGGCACTTTCCATTGCGGATACAGCTGTGGTAAATCTCGCTTACGTAGATCGCTGGGCTGAAACTTACAAGGCTGCAGGATCTGCACTTCCCGGTGGTCAGCTGTTCCGATTCTGCGCCTCCTGGCAGCCTCAGGTGGATTCCATGCTTGCCGCCAAGGAAATCGCAACTCGTTGCCCTGTATTCGAAACCTTCGTGGATCCTCGCGACCAGCAGAAATACAAGGTGAAGGAAATCAATGGCCTCAAGTGGTTTGTCCAGAACCTGAACTTCGCGGTGGAAGAAGGTTCCCTCTGCTATGATCGTGAAGAAGAAAACTGTAAGGCTTATGGCCGTCAGTACAATCACGCAACCGCTTTGACAGTATGCCCGGAAGGAACTCACCTGGCAACGGAAGACGAATGGTCTTCGCTGGAAGAATTGGCTGGAGGTGCAAGTTCTGCCGCTGAAAAACTTCGTAGTAATGGTTCCGATGACTTTGCCTTTACCGCTCTCTTTGGCGGTCACACCAATAAGAATGGTTTCTCTGTAACTGCTGGTGAAGGTGCTTACTTCTGGATGGAAGATGCTGCTGATGAAGGCCGCAGCTACGCCCGCTCCATGTTCGCGACGGATCGTGATGTTTCCCGTATTCCTGTGGATAACGGCTATTACATGTCTGTTCGCTGCGTCATGAACTGGACCGCAAACACTATGAGCGCTACTGAACAGCCTGCCGAATAATTTGAGAGACAAATGACTTCTGAATTCAAACCTACCTGCACTCGCGAAAATTGGATTAAACGTCAGACCTTGATGAATAAGGTCCGTCAGTTCTTTGTCAGTCGTGATGCCCTGGAAGTGGAAACTCCCACTCTGTCCAATGCAGGGGGAACGGATCCTCAATTGGATTACTTCCAGGTAGGTGTTGAGGGGGAACCCCCGCGATTCATGATGACTAGTCCCGAATTCCATATGAAGCGTTTGCTTGCTGCGGGTTTTGGCGATATCTTCCAGATTACCAAGTCTTTCCGTAAGGATGAATTCGGTAGTCATCATAACAATGAATTCAGCATGGTAGAGTGGTACCGTGTGGGTTGGCCTCAGGAAAAACTGATGGACGAAGTGGAAGGCCTCGTCAGTGAAATTCTGGGGAAGCCCATCCATGCACGTCGTACCCGCTGGGTGGATGCCTTCAGAAATTATGCAGGCGTGGATCCGTTCTGTGAAGACTTAAACTGCTTTGCGGACGCTTGCGCCAAGAGGAACATTCCTACTCCGGATGTATCCTCCATGTCCCAAGAAGACTGGTGGGATTACCTGATGGTCTTTATCATCGAGCCTACTCTGGCCAGTAACGGGCCGGAATTCATTCTGGATTACCCGCCCTCTCAGGCCGCCCTTGCCCAGACGTACAAGGATGCCGATGGTTTCACCTGGGCAAAGCGCTTTGAACTTTTTGTGGATCAGGTGGAACTTTGCAACGGCTATACAGAACTGACGGACGCCGCCGAACAGCGTCGTCGTTTTGCCGCAGACCTTGAAATTCGTAAGACGATGGGTAAACCGCTGCCGCCTATCGATGAACATTTCCTTGCAGGATTGGAATCCGGGATGCCTGCTTGTTCCGGTGTTGCCCTGGGTTTGGATCGTCTGTTTATGCTGGCTATGAATCAGCCCGAAATCGGGGATGTCATTCTTTTCCCCAGCCCGATAGCTTAAATAAGATGCAAAGGGAGGGGCTGTTCCCCTCCCTCTGAACTCCCTCCCCAGCTAATTACTCTCTGCGTTCGCAATTAGCGAAATGTTCGGGCTTATTTCAATAGCTTCAGAATTTCTTTTCGGACGTCGTTTTCTTCGAAGATGCCGGAGTGGATTTGCACAATGCTGTCCTGGTCGTTGACAAGGAAGGACACAGGGATGAATCCGGGATTTCCCAGTAGATTCATCAGGTCGTAGTTCCAATGAATTACTGTCCAAGGCAGCTTGTGCTTTTTCTTGAATTTGGCAGCGATTTTTGCGTTGTCATCCTCGCTGACCATCAGGATCTTTAGTCCCTTGTCGGAGAATTCGCTATGGAGATTTTTCAGCATGGGGATTTCCGCCATGCAGGCGGGGCACCAGCTGGCGCTAAGGACGATAAAGGTGGCCTTGCCCTTTTCTTCCTGGTAGGATGTTTTTCCGTTTGTAACGTCAATTGCGGAGAAATTGTCAATTTTTCGGGAAATTTCCTTAAATTGGCTATCAAGGTCCCTTTGCTTCAGGACCATGTAACCCAATACCAGCACGGGTATTGCAATTAGGAGTATTTTAACCGCTGAAGAACGCATTTCTATAGTGAATTTATGAAATTTTGATTTGGTTTTAAGTTATATTCTCTGCTATGGCATACAATATTCAAGATCTTCTCGCAGAAATGGTTAAGCGTGGCGCATCTGACTTGCATATTACTGCAGGCGCCCCTCCTCTTATTCGTCTTCACGGTAAGTTGACACCTATTGGTGAAAACAAGCTGAAACCGGATGAAACCATGCGATTGACCTATAGTTTGATGAACGAAGGTCAGAAGAAGTCCTTCGAACAGCAAAAGGAATGCGACTTTTCTTTCGGTATCGCAAACTTGGCTCGTTTCCGTGCGAATGCTTATCTGCAGCGCGGGTGTGTTGCGATTGCACTCCGTATTATTCCTCTGGATATTAAGACCTTCAAGGAATTGGGTCTTCCCAAGATCATGGCTGAATTCACCACCCGTCCTTCCGGCCTTGTGCTGGTGACTGGTGCTACTGGTTCCGGTAAGTCTACTACTTTGGCGGCTATGATCGATAAGATCAACAAGGAACGTCATGATCATATTCTGACGGTGGAAGATCCGATTGAATTTTTGCACAAGCATCAGAACTGCATGATTAACCAGCGTGAAGTAGGTAGCGATACCATGAGCTTTGCCAATGCGTTGAAGATGGCTCTTCGTCAGGACCCTGACGTGGTGCTTATCGGCGAAATGCGTGACTTGGAAACCATTCGTGCTGCACTTACTATTGCTGAAACGGGTCACTTGGCTTTTGCAACGTTGCATACCAACTCTTGTGTGCAGACCATCAACCGTATTGTGGATGCTTTCCCTAAGGGAGAACAGCAGACGGTCCGTACCCAGCTGTCCTTCGTACTTCAGGGTGTTATTTGTCAGACCCTGGTGCCTCGCATTGGTGGCGGTCGTGTCATGGCTTATGAAGTGATGAACGTGACCCCGGGTATCCGTGCCTTGATTCGAGATGATAAGGTCCATCAGATTGAATCCATGATTGAAATTGGCCAGAAGTTCGGCATGAACACCATGAACATGTGTCTGTGTGAACTGGTTAAGAACCGCAAGGTGGACCGTTTTGAAGCCCTTTCCCGTTCCCCCAGTCCTGATCAGCTGGAACAGCTGATGCAGAAGGAAGGGGTGTAGGAGTAGTCAATGGCAGAATTTCTCTATAAAGCAAGTAACGCTCAAGGAAATAAGTTTGACGGCGTTATCGAAGCGAAGGACAAGGCCGAAGCTGAAGCCTTGTTGATGCGTCGCCGCTTGATTATCGAAAGCTTGAAGAAAAAGCCTACGGAAATCAAGATTAAGTTCGGTAGTGGTATTAAGCCTGCCGACATTTCCAGGTTTACCCGTATGTTCTCTTCCATGAGTTCTGCTGGTCTTCCTATGCTGCAGTGCT of Fibrobacter sp. UWR4 contains these proteins:
- a CDS encoding type IV pilus twitching motility protein PilT; this translates as MAYNIQDLLAEMVKRGASDLHITAGAPPLIRLHGKLTPIGENKLKPDETMRLTYSLMNEGQKKSFEQQKECDFSFGIANLARFRANAYLQRGCVAIALRIIPLDIKTFKELGLPKIMAEFTTRPSGLVLVTGATGSGKSTTLAAMIDKINKERHDHILTVEDPIEFLHKHQNCMINQREVGSDTMSFANALKMALRQDPDVVLIGEMRDLETIRAALTIAETGHLAFATLHTNSCVQTINRIVDAFPKGEQQTVRTQLSFVLQGVICQTLVPRIGGGRVMAYEVMNVTPGIRALIRDDKVHQIESMIEIGQKFGMNTMNMCLCELVKNRKVDRFEALSRSPSPDQLEQLMQKEGV
- a CDS encoding FISUMP domain-containing protein, translating into MDYNYKKFFSIASVIFSLVSVSFAQQELHDAVDNGDVATAQKIVKKGAAEEIYCGKLNPNDAVKVYEKIFKAMPNESFENCPTQFAYGYGAKVCANAKAMDACSEVTKLLLKDGEAGNVNAIETLDGVMKAIIKNKAFAKPVKEQVDTTAWVACPKKGKDRAACIEQCKVQSDSLADEAHKALCDSKPEQFIETTITVSKPSPLFEMLRTEIAVGYWKAPMSVAEKFSKLTQTYAKALSIADTAVVNLAYVDRWAETYKAAGSALPGGQLFRFCASWQPQVDSMLAAKEIATRCPVFETFVDPRDQQKYKVKEINGLKWFVQNLNFAVEEGSLCYDREEENCKAYGRQYNHATALTVCPEGTHLATEDEWSSLEELAGGASSAAEKLRSNGSDDFAFTALFGGHTNKNGFSVTAGEGAYFWMEDAADEGRSYARSMFATDRDVSRIPVDNGYYMSVRCVMNWTANTMSATEQPAE
- a CDS encoding aminotransferase class V-fold PLP-dependent enzyme; this translates as MIDAEKIRSEFPMLVAGDQDAKPLSFLDSTATTQKPACVIDVMNDFYREHYSSVKRGVYRLSARTTEAYEATRKNVAKFINAKSESEIVFTRGTTESINLVAWSYGRKFFNAGDEILISGLEHHANIVSWQIVAEMKGAKIKVIPVLDSGDLDLSKLPELLTEKVKMVAVTHVSNAVGTVNPIEEIISVVRSRAPQAKILIDGAQSASHIKIDVQKLDCDFLAFSGHKIYGPTGVGVLYGKYDVLDSMPPWHGGGEMIKNVTFEKTTYADVPERFEAGTPAIAEVLGLGKAVEWLQEKGLDNIRAYEEEIVKYTLEQLATVPQIKVLGNPKERGALISVTLDGIAVSDAAMILDEENVAVRSGHHCAQPVMDRFGVDATLRLSFGAYTLKRDVDRFIAGIKRVVRLFA
- a CDS encoding TlpA disulfide reductase family protein → MVLKQRDLDSQFKEISRKIDNFSAIDVTNGKTSYQEEKGKATFIVLSASWCPACMAEIPMLKNLHSEFSDKGLKILMVSEDDNAKIAAKFKKKHKLPWTVIHWNYDLMNLLGNPGFIPVSFLVNDQDSIVQIHSGIFEENDVRKEILKLLK
- the epmA gene encoding EF-P lysine aminoacylase EpmA, producing the protein MTSEFKPTCTRENWIKRQTLMNKVRQFFVSRDALEVETPTLSNAGGTDPQLDYFQVGVEGEPPRFMMTSPEFHMKRLLAAGFGDIFQITKSFRKDEFGSHHNNEFSMVEWYRVGWPQEKLMDEVEGLVSEILGKPIHARRTRWVDAFRNYAGVDPFCEDLNCFADACAKRNIPTPDVSSMSQEDWWDYLMVFIIEPTLASNGPEFILDYPPSQAALAQTYKDADGFTWAKRFELFVDQVELCNGYTELTDAAEQRRRFAADLEIRKTMGKPLPPIDEHFLAGLESGMPACSGVALGLDRLFMLAMNQPEIGDVILFPSPIA